The Alteromonas stellipolaris genome includes a region encoding these proteins:
- the yjjX gene encoding inosine/xanthosine triphosphatase: MLSKLFVGSKNPVKVNAAHITLSITLEQDFDVYEVGVPSGVSEQPMSEEETRLGAVNRVKALIDMHKDDTNDSWYVAIEGGVDVFEDGPATFAYVAIYNGGRMSIGRSANLPLPVSVYQALQRGEELGPVMDKLFNTTNVKQKGGAIGLLTLNHASRQSVYEVALTLAMAKFHFPDLYTD; the protein is encoded by the coding sequence ATGCTAAGTAAACTATTTGTAGGATCGAAAAACCCCGTAAAGGTGAATGCGGCGCACATCACTTTATCTATTACCTTAGAGCAGGATTTCGATGTATACGAAGTTGGCGTGCCCAGTGGGGTATCTGAGCAGCCAATGAGTGAAGAAGAAACGCGGCTAGGCGCGGTAAACCGCGTAAAAGCACTTATTGATATGCACAAAGACGACACAAATGATTCATGGTATGTGGCTATTGAAGGTGGTGTCGATGTTTTCGAAGACGGCCCTGCTACCTTTGCTTATGTTGCGATTTATAATGGTGGGCGTATGTCGATAGGCCGAAGTGCCAACTTACCGTTACCCGTTAGTGTATATCAAGCATTACAGCGAGGCGAAGAGCTGGGGCCTGTTATGGATAAACTATTCAATACCACTAATGTGAAGCAAAAAGGGGGAGCGATTGGCTTGCTCACCCTTAACCATGCTTCTAGACAAAGTGTTTATGAGGTGGCGCTCACACTTGCCATGGCAAAGTTTCATTTTCCCGACTTATATACCGATTAA
- the yrfG gene encoding GMP/IMP nucleotidase — protein MPFLPWNEIDTVLLDMDGTLLDLHYDNRFWLDHLPTRLAEIKGIPEQECRDMMASHYEKVHGQIQWYCLDYWAETLDIDIMPIKRELAHLIEIRPDTVPFLEALHQSGREVVLVTNAHPGSLSLKIERTQLDAHIDNLISTHEFGVTKESQLLWQKLHARLNFNPARTLFVDDTIRILEAAKEFGIQHLLAVDNPDHTLPHRNITEFPAVTDYRLMLDDILANPVSSDEGGKHAK, from the coding sequence TTGCCCTTTCTGCCCTGGAATGAAATTGATACGGTGTTGCTGGATATGGACGGCACCCTACTGGATTTGCACTACGACAACCGGTTTTGGCTAGACCATTTGCCAACGCGTTTGGCTGAAATCAAAGGTATTCCGGAACAAGAATGTCGTGACATGATGGCCTCGCATTATGAAAAAGTGCACGGTCAAATTCAGTGGTATTGCCTCGACTATTGGGCAGAAACACTGGATATCGATATTATGCCGATAAAGCGTGAGTTGGCGCACCTTATTGAAATTCGCCCCGACACCGTCCCTTTTTTAGAGGCGCTGCATCAGTCTGGTCGCGAGGTAGTGTTAGTTACTAATGCGCACCCAGGTAGCTTATCGTTAAAAATAGAGCGTACTCAGTTAGACGCGCATATCGATAACTTAATCTCAACCCATGAGTTTGGTGTCACTAAGGAGTCGCAGTTGCTGTGGCAAAAGCTGCATGCACGCTTAAACTTTAATCCAGCGCGAACCTTATTTGTAGACGATACAATCCGAATTTTAGAGGCAGCCAAGGAATTCGGCATACAGCATCTTCTTGCAGTTGATAACCCAGACCATACGTTACCTCACCGTAACATTACCGAATTTCCTGCTGTTACCGACTATCGCCTAATGTTAGATGATATTTTGGCAAACCCTGTCTCTAGCGACGAAGGAGGTAAACATGCTAAGTAA
- the nudE gene encoding ADP compounds hydrolase NudE, protein MRKIDPNKPLPQIHNREIVAQSKLFRVERLDLEFSNGATREFERMAGGNRGAVMIVPMIDKDTMVLIREYAAGTHSYQLGFPKGLIDPGESALEAADRELKEEAGFGANDLIELHKVSMAPTFFNANMTIVIARDLYPEQLEGDEPEPLEVIHWPLAEADALLAREDFIEARCIAALLLAQKWLKDQ, encoded by the coding sequence ATGCGAAAAATTGACCCGAACAAGCCGTTACCGCAAATTCACAATCGGGAAATTGTTGCCCAAAGTAAGCTTTTTCGCGTAGAGCGCCTAGACTTAGAGTTTTCTAATGGTGCAACGCGAGAGTTTGAACGGATGGCAGGAGGCAATCGTGGCGCCGTCATGATTGTTCCCATGATTGATAAAGATACCATGGTATTGATTCGTGAATATGCCGCAGGTACTCACTCCTATCAACTTGGCTTTCCAAAAGGCCTTATCGATCCTGGCGAGTCCGCCCTTGAAGCCGCCGATAGAGAATTGAAAGAAGAAGCAGGTTTTGGTGCGAATGACCTGATTGAATTACACAAAGTTAGCATGGCACCTACCTTTTTTAATGCCAACATGACCATTGTAATAGCAAGAGATTTATACCCTGAGCAACTAGAGGGTGATGAACCAGAGCCATTAGAAGTCATTCACTGGCCCCTTGCTGAGGCAGACGCGTTACTGGCGCGTGAAGATTTTATAGAAGCCCGCTGTATCGCTGCGCTGTTACTTGCTCAAAAATGGTTGAAGGACCAATAG
- the cysQ gene encoding 3'(2'),5'-bisphosphate nucleotidase CysQ, with the protein MPDEHPHSELLELAKTVAVEAGEAVLKVYDKGDFDAYQKEDDSPVTSADYLANDIIVKRLSDATPDIPILSEENKHASLEERKDWPRYWLIDPIDGTQEFIARSGDFAVNIALIENNQPKIGVIFWPPGQSLYFAEKGKGAFKSSPDGEEKIAVRKLDDPKNSVVMIAISRRQSREKVLGRMCAKRVYQTLPLGSCSLKACFIAEGKADVFMRIGVTGEWDTGASQCIVSEAGGSIAAANFEPLTYNQRHSLENPDFVVMGDQRVPWKDVVQYNDFVNPHRN; encoded by the coding sequence ATGCCCGATGAACACCCCCACAGCGAACTATTAGAGCTCGCAAAAACCGTTGCCGTTGAAGCCGGCGAAGCTGTGCTTAAAGTGTATGATAAAGGCGATTTTGACGCTTACCAAAAAGAAGACGATTCTCCAGTTACTAGCGCCGACTACCTTGCCAACGATATTATTGTTAAACGCTTAAGCGACGCCACCCCCGACATTCCTATTCTGTCTGAAGAAAATAAGCATGCTAGCTTAGAAGAGCGAAAGGACTGGCCACGTTATTGGCTTATTGACCCTATCGACGGTACGCAAGAATTCATTGCCCGAAGCGGTGACTTTGCGGTGAACATCGCGCTTATTGAAAACAATCAGCCCAAAATTGGGGTTATCTTTTGGCCCCCAGGCCAATCGCTGTACTTTGCTGAAAAAGGTAAAGGGGCATTTAAATCGTCACCCGACGGTGAAGAGAAGATTGCCGTACGTAAGCTCGACGACCCTAAAAACAGCGTGGTTATGATTGCCATTAGTCGTAGGCAAAGCCGTGAAAAAGTATTAGGCCGTATGTGTGCAAAGCGGGTTTATCAAACCCTTCCATTAGGCAGCTGTTCACTGAAAGCCTGCTTTATTGCAGAAGGTAAGGCCGATGTATTTATGCGAATTGGCGTAACCGGCGAGTGGGATACCGGCGCGTCGCAGTGCATCGTATCTGAAGCCGGAGGCAGTATTGCTGCCGCGAACTTCGAACCGCTTACGTATAATCAACGTCATTCGTTAGAGAACCCAGATTTTGTAGTAATGGGCGATCAAAGAGTGCCATGGAAAGATGTTGTCCAGTATAATGATTTTGTAAACCCTCATCGTAATTAA
- a CDS encoding YceI family protein translates to MVTTRIRRVTTALLACGLAFPALADWNLDGDTSVLHFLSTKNSQITEVHKFDSFEGSLSNAGKLRVTVNLASVNTSIDIRNTRMQDMLFNVAEFAEATFDATLPESMLNLADGEVASGKVDGILTLHGMAVPTSFSVMASKVDADTLTVSTTAPTLIKAESFGLTAGIEALQKIAGLKSITTTVPVSFSVTFTQ, encoded by the coding sequence ATGGTGACGACACGTATTCGTAGGGTAACAACTGCCTTGCTTGCATGCGGTCTTGCGTTTCCTGCACTTGCTGACTGGAACCTAGATGGCGACACCAGTGTTTTGCATTTCCTTTCTACCAAGAATTCACAAATTACCGAAGTACATAAATTCGATAGTTTTGAAGGCAGTTTATCTAATGCTGGAAAATTGCGTGTTACGGTTAATTTGGCGTCGGTAAATACGTCAATTGATATTCGTAATACTCGTATGCAAGACATGCTATTCAATGTGGCTGAATTTGCAGAAGCTACTTTCGATGCAACCTTACCTGAGTCAATGCTAAATTTAGCCGATGGCGAAGTGGCCAGCGGCAAAGTTGATGGCATTTTAACGCTGCATGGTATGGCGGTTCCTACTAGCTTTTCAGTAATGGCGAGCAAGGTAGACGCCGACACGTTAACGGTTTCAACTACCGCGCCTACGCTAATTAAAGCGGAGTCTTTCGGATTAACAGCAGGTATTGAAGCATTGCAAAAAATTGCAGGGCTTAAAAGTATTACTACCACGGTGCCGGTTTCTTTCTCCGTCACTTTCACGCAGTAA
- the mdoH gene encoding glucans biosynthesis glucosyltransferase MdoH, with amino-acid sequence MSINPSNASISPKSSTKRDRFITTGVHMRLFIMAILVLPSTALAGWSLYEIFLPNGLTKLEMAQLGLGLMLFSWLCMAFWTGIIGFVLQLFNIDPLSLRKKQSKPDEAAQLSQRHAVVMPVYNEDTRRIMVGFEACVRELMNTPQADHFDFYMLSDTRDQNKADAELRAWQRMTKRLGNYASQVFYRRREKNLHRKVGNLKEFCERWGANYESMIVLDADSIMTGERMLDLARRIEQNPDTALVQTIPMPVRQNTFFGRFVQFAAHLYSPMLATGLSFWQTDSANYWGHNAIIRIAPFMQHCGLPKLEGSAPFGGEILSHDFVEAALLRRAGWQAYLLTDTTGSYEEVPSNIVDYAIRDRRWVQGNIQHLGLLNVKGLKAANRLHFLFGAFAYISSLVLFCMLALGTADALIRATSVPDFFVSEYQLFPSWQVARQDMMMVTMWGTAALLFLPKVLGIVLALIKRREEFGGAMSLLKSAVAEITMAILIAPLMMFYHSFFVISVFVGHSVKWEAQEREGKKVPWSVAFKHTQLMSCLAVMWGVTTFYFTPSLFMWLLPVLIGMVLAAPVIRITSSDNLGIQMRKWGVFVIDQEVDECIALKRLRVAMNYFALSQYKAQEPALPESLWVTMPEQVLSEKPLPMRPALVNNA; translated from the coding sequence ATGTCTATCAACCCAAGTAATGCTTCCATTTCCCCTAAATCCTCAACAAAGCGTGATCGATTCATCACGACAGGAGTGCACATGCGCTTATTTATAATGGCAATTTTAGTGCTTCCGAGTACGGCTTTGGCCGGTTGGAGCCTTTATGAAATTTTTCTTCCTAATGGGTTAACTAAACTTGAAATGGCTCAACTTGGTTTAGGCTTAATGCTGTTCTCGTGGCTTTGTATGGCCTTTTGGACCGGTATTATCGGGTTTGTTCTTCAACTGTTTAATATTGACCCTTTAAGCTTGCGTAAAAAGCAAAGCAAGCCTGATGAAGCCGCACAATTAAGCCAGCGCCATGCGGTGGTAATGCCAGTATACAATGAAGATACGCGCCGAATTATGGTGGGCTTCGAAGCTTGTGTACGTGAGTTAATGAATACGCCACAGGCTGATCATTTCGACTTTTACATGTTAAGTGACACCCGCGACCAAAACAAAGCGGATGCCGAGCTTCGCGCATGGCAACGTATGACCAAGCGTTTAGGTAACTACGCATCGCAGGTATTTTATCGTCGCCGGGAAAAGAATCTTCATCGCAAAGTGGGTAACTTAAAAGAATTTTGCGAACGCTGGGGCGCGAATTACGAATCTATGATTGTGCTGGATGCCGATAGCATAATGACTGGTGAGCGAATGTTAGATTTAGCCCGCCGTATTGAACAAAACCCAGATACTGCATTAGTTCAAACTATCCCTATGCCAGTACGTCAAAATACCTTCTTTGGCCGTTTTGTGCAGTTTGCTGCGCACCTCTACAGCCCAATGTTGGCAACAGGTTTGTCATTTTGGCAAACAGACAGCGCCAACTATTGGGGTCATAACGCGATTATTCGAATTGCGCCCTTTATGCAGCATTGTGGCTTACCGAAATTAGAAGGCAGTGCCCCGTTTGGTGGTGAAATTCTAAGTCATGACTTTGTTGAAGCCGCGCTGCTTCGCCGTGCAGGTTGGCAGGCCTATTTACTGACCGATACTACGGGCAGCTATGAAGAGGTACCTAGCAACATTGTGGATTACGCTATTCGTGACCGTCGTTGGGTGCAAGGTAATATCCAGCATTTAGGATTGCTAAATGTGAAAGGCCTAAAAGCGGCTAACCGTCTTCACTTTTTGTTTGGTGCGTTTGCTTATATTTCATCGCTGGTATTATTTTGCATGCTTGCGCTAGGTACAGCCGATGCTCTTATTCGTGCCACGTCAGTACCTGACTTCTTTGTATCTGAATATCAGTTATTCCCAAGTTGGCAGGTAGCTCGTCAAGATATGATGATGGTGACTATGTGGGGTACTGCAGCACTACTCTTCTTACCGAAGGTGTTAGGTATCGTGCTTGCCTTAATTAAACGTAGAGAAGAGTTTGGTGGTGCTATGTCGTTGCTGAAAAGCGCAGTGGCAGAAATTACCATGGCCATTCTTATTGCGCCGCTCATGATGTTTTATCATAGCTTCTTCGTAATAAGCGTGTTTGTTGGGCACTCGGTTAAATGGGAAGCACAAGAGCGTGAAGGTAAAAAAGTACCCTGGAGTGTTGCCTTCAAACATACGCAGCTTATGAGTTGCCTAGCAGTGATGTGGGGCGTAACAACCTTCTACTTCACGCCGTCGCTATTTATGTGGTTGCTACCTGTGTTAATTGGAATGGTACTGGCTGCGCCGGTTATTCGTATTACGAGCAGTGACAATTTAGGTATACAAATGCGCAAATGGGGCGTGTTTGTTATCGACCAAGAAGTGGATGAATGCATCGCCCTTAAACGTTTACGTGTCGCTATGAATTACTTCGCGTTGTCTCAGTACAAGGCGCAAGAGCCTGCGCTCCCTGAAAGCTTATGGGTAACCATGCCTGAGCAAGTGTTAAGCGAAAAGCCACTTCCTATGCGTCCAGCATTGGTTAATAACGCCTAG
- a CDS encoding glucan biosynthesis protein: MHQEFKQDRFDGVTSVSKDTKRGPMSLFSRVAVVIASVLSLLVAPVINAEGVSDSNEPHDASPILQSVINAAKASAEQGYEQNDHGLDDGLKSIDYQTYRAIRFNPDKSLWNGENDYEVQFFHPGFLYELPVTVHTIDESNSAQRIPFTSDMFRYDDKAASLAGLTNDKTGFAGFRVHYPLKNETYKDEFAVFLGASYFRLVGKNQVYGISARGLAIDTALTKGEEFPHFTEFWLIEPKEGQPITIYARLESPSVAGAYKFVIEPGIDTEVDVQSWLFAREDVEKLGVAPFTSMFLYGENSEKRPDDYRPEVHDSDGVLMVTHADEEIWRPLTNPARLQITSLSDSAPKGFGMLQRDGEWGNYLDAEANYHIRPGLWVTPTEGFEKGRLEVVEIPTNSETHDNIVAYWVPEAPLLSGESRYFAYTLKTVERNAFVSELATVIRTRQGQPSLPGEKVKDEAKQTQRRFIVDFSSPDFSSPELAAPELTTPDTSANENTVTSFDPDTTKLIVQGSNGAISQQRLYPVNEGKEWRATFLLKPKDKSTVDMRAYIELDGKRISEVWNYVYQPK; encoded by the coding sequence ATGCACCAAGAGTTTAAACAAGACCGCTTTGATGGCGTGACGAGCGTCAGTAAAGATACTAAGCGAGGCCCTATGTCACTTTTCTCTCGCGTTGCGGTTGTGATTGCCAGTGTGCTGTCATTATTAGTTGCACCTGTGATCAATGCTGAAGGAGTAAGTGATAGCAATGAACCTCATGATGCATCCCCTATTCTTCAATCTGTTATCAATGCCGCAAAAGCGTCTGCCGAGCAAGGCTATGAGCAAAACGATCATGGTCTCGATGACGGGTTAAAATCAATTGATTATCAAACTTATCGAGCTATCCGCTTTAATCCTGATAAAAGCTTGTGGAATGGCGAGAATGACTACGAAGTACAGTTTTTCCACCCCGGATTTCTCTATGAGTTGCCTGTAACAGTTCATACTATCGATGAATCTAATAGCGCGCAGCGTATTCCCTTTACAAGCGACATGTTTCGCTATGATGACAAAGCAGCGTCGCTAGCCGGGCTAACTAACGATAAAACAGGGTTTGCAGGCTTTCGCGTGCATTACCCGTTGAAGAACGAAACATATAAAGATGAGTTTGCCGTATTTTTAGGGGCCTCTTATTTTCGTTTAGTGGGTAAGAACCAAGTATATGGTATTTCTGCTCGCGGGCTTGCCATTGATACTGCCTTAACGAAAGGGGAAGAGTTTCCTCACTTTACCGAATTTTGGCTAATTGAGCCTAAAGAAGGGCAGCCTATTACAATTTATGCGCGTTTAGAAAGTCCGTCAGTGGCCGGTGCGTACAAGTTTGTTATTGAGCCAGGCATTGATACTGAAGTTGATGTGCAAAGCTGGTTGTTTGCCCGTGAAGACGTAGAAAAGCTAGGAGTCGCCCCGTTTACCAGCATGTTTCTTTATGGCGAAAACAGTGAAAAACGCCCCGACGACTACCGCCCTGAAGTACATGACAGTGACGGTGTGTTGATGGTAACCCATGCCGATGAAGAGATTTGGCGCCCACTAACTAACCCTGCAAGGCTACAAATCACCTCGTTAAGTGACAGTGCGCCGAAAGGTTTTGGTATGTTGCAGCGCGACGGTGAATGGGGCAATTATTTGGATGCTGAAGCAAACTACCATATTCGCCCAGGCCTTTGGGTAACCCCAACCGAGGGATTTGAGAAAGGCCGATTAGAGGTGGTAGAAATACCGACTAACTCTGAAACGCACGATAATATTGTCGCGTATTGGGTGCCTGAAGCGCCGTTACTTAGTGGTGAATCTCGTTATTTTGCTTATACGTTAAAAACGGTAGAGCGAAACGCATTTGTTAGCGAGTTGGCAACCGTTATTCGCACACGCCAAGGCCAGCCGTCGTTACCTGGCGAGAAAGTAAAAGATGAAGCGAAGCAGACTCAGCGCCGCTTTATTGTTGATTTTTCTTCTCCCGACTTCTCTTCACCTGAACTGGCAGCACCTGAACTGACAACACCAGACACGTCAGCCAATGAAAACACGGTTACAAGCTTCGACCCAGACACTACCAAGCTTATTGTGCAAGGTAGCAATGGTGCAATTTCTCAGCAGCGCCTTTACCCCGTTAATGAAGGTAAAGAGTGGCGCGCCACTTTTCTTCTTAAGCCTAAAGACAAGAGCACGGTAGATATGCGTGCTTATATCGAGCTAGATGGCAAACGTATCAGTGAGGTTTGGAATTATGTCTATCAACCCAAGTAA
- a CDS encoding outer membrane beta-barrel protein, whose translation MRKAITLLTALTATAASVASFATLAESPDWRYVEGGYSKMDFDDNESFEPDGFVLSSKYLLNSNIYLNGEYSNFEEGNFDFDMLTLGAGYRMPLNATTDAYFGANFERIDGDFDDETGYSVNAGVRSMVTEQVELLGEVGYYDVEDGDATFKVGANYYVTPQWAVGASYKLMDDLDIMQVTARYSF comes from the coding sequence ATGCGTAAAGCAATCACTTTACTTACAGCACTTACCGCTACCGCAGCCTCTGTTGCTTCTTTTGCAACGTTAGCTGAGTCTCCAGACTGGCGTTATGTAGAAGGTGGCTATAGCAAGATGGATTTTGACGATAACGAATCATTCGAACCAGATGGTTTCGTACTAAGCAGCAAATATCTACTAAACAGCAATATTTATTTAAACGGTGAATACAGCAACTTTGAAGAAGGCAATTTCGATTTCGATATGCTAACGCTAGGTGCTGGTTACAGAATGCCGCTTAACGCGACTACCGACGCATACTTCGGTGCCAACTTTGAGCGTATCGATGGCGATTTCGATGATGAGACAGGCTACAGCGTAAATGCGGGCGTTCGTTCTATGGTGACTGAGCAGGTAGAGCTTCTGGGCGAAGTAGGTTACTACGACGTTGAAGATGGCGATGCGACGTTTAAAGTAGGTGCAAACTATTACGTCACTCCTCAGTGGGCCGTAGGTGCCAGCTACAAGCTAATGGATGACTTAGACATCATGCAGGTAACTGCACGCTACAGTTTCTAA
- a CDS encoding YheU family protein encodes MIIPIDAVDTETLHSLVEAFVLREGTEYGAEDVSMETKVTQVLDALKSNEAVLVYSELHESVDIRPKGDVTSESESAQEE; translated from the coding sequence ATGATAATTCCAATCGATGCGGTTGATACTGAGACCTTACACAGTTTAGTGGAAGCATTTGTGCTGCGAGAAGGCACAGAGTACGGCGCTGAAGACGTCAGTATGGAAACCAAAGTGACACAGGTGTTAGATGCGCTTAAGAGCAACGAGGCGGTGCTAGTGTATTCAGAGCTTCACGAGAGTGTGGATATCAGGCCAAAAGGCGATGTGACATCCGAAAGTGAGTCTGCTCAAGAAGAGTAG
- a CDS encoding hydrolase has protein sequence MSKIALSHGKIIKSSFRVPSWAKNRHVQTIWPRFIQKRLPLKYSMERLTLPDDDFVDVAWGPKPEEPSGIIVMFHGLEGSIRSHYANDMMANLSVNGWQVVMMHYRGCSGVPNLKPRGYHSGETGDPSFFLDWLNQKFPQIPKVAVGFSLGGNMLLKLLGENPAQKWLNAAIAISSPLKLSECAKSINHGFSRVYQKYLLNSIKTTLRKKMSFIDYRKLIQLTGDDVDSITSFAQFDEKVTAPLHGFEDANDYYEKCSAYHFLSAIHCPTLVLHSIDDPFMNHLVVPKEEELARNVTLELSERGGHVGFMQGSVFSPKVWLHERVKRYVSDVLPINPNTPYV, from the coding sequence ATGAGCAAAATCGCGTTATCGCATGGAAAGATTATAAAAAGCAGTTTTCGGGTGCCAAGCTGGGCAAAGAACCGTCATGTTCAAACTATATGGCCGCGCTTCATTCAAAAACGTTTACCGCTAAAATACAGCATGGAACGCTTAACACTGCCTGATGACGATTTTGTCGACGTTGCGTGGGGGCCAAAGCCCGAAGAGCCCTCAGGCATTATTGTGATGTTCCATGGCCTTGAAGGCAGCATTCGCTCACATTATGCCAACGATATGATGGCCAATTTATCGGTGAATGGCTGGCAAGTAGTGATGATGCATTATCGTGGCTGTAGCGGTGTACCGAATTTAAAGCCAAGAGGTTACCATTCTGGCGAGACCGGCGATCCAAGCTTTTTTCTTGATTGGCTAAACCAAAAATTCCCCCAGATCCCTAAAGTCGCTGTGGGTTTTTCTCTTGGCGGGAACATGCTGTTAAAGCTGCTTGGCGAGAACCCAGCACAAAAATGGTTGAATGCGGCTATTGCTATATCATCACCGTTGAAGCTGTCGGAATGTGCTAAATCAATTAACCACGGTTTCTCGCGGGTATATCAGAAATACCTTTTAAACAGCATAAAAACCACACTGCGCAAAAAAATGTCGTTTATCGACTATCGTAAACTTATCCAATTAACGGGTGATGATGTTGATAGCATTACCAGCTTTGCGCAATTTGACGAAAAAGTCACTGCGCCCTTGCATGGTTTCGAAGATGCAAATGACTATTACGAGAAATGCAGTGCGTACCATTTCTTAAGTGCTATTCACTGCCCTACGCTTGTGTTGCACAGTATTGACGACCCCTTTATGAACCATTTAGTGGTGCCTAAAGAAGAAGAATTAGCGCGCAATGTTACCCTTGAACTTAGTGAGCGTGGTGGCCATGTTGGTTTTATGCAGGGTTCAGTGTTTAGCCCCAAAGTGTGGCTGCATGAAAGGGTAAAAAGATACGTTAGCGATGTATTACCCATTAACCCCAACACGCCCTACGTGTAA
- a CDS encoding TIGR02444 family protein, with protein MKHNNAIVNAEDFWQYAGSRYGKGDVAPLAILLQDRHGVNVNILLLICWCIEHGYIINLPQLNAVINAVEASEHTLKQHRLERKQAKPEDKQDANYPQALAKYNQLKDDELVLEKAQQAIIVETVNSLGLASLPSGASSMSGVFNASIAALINAYGLREKQEARELISQLLKQLS; from the coding sequence ATGAAGCACAATAATGCTATTGTAAATGCAGAGGACTTTTGGCAGTACGCGGGCAGTCGCTACGGCAAAGGCGATGTAGCGCCACTGGCCATTTTGTTGCAAGACCGCCATGGTGTTAACGTAAATATACTTTTGTTGATATGCTGGTGTATTGAGCACGGTTACATTATCAATTTACCTCAGTTAAACGCGGTGATAAACGCCGTTGAAGCATCAGAACACACCCTTAAGCAGCATCGGCTTGAGCGAAAGCAAGCGAAGCCAGAAGACAAGCAAGATGCAAACTACCCGCAGGCCTTGGCGAAATACAATCAGCTAAAAGATGACGAGTTAGTTTTAGAAAAAGCGCAACAAGCTATTATCGTAGAAACGGTAAATAGCCTTGGTTTGGCATCTTTACCTTCAGGCGCCTCTAGTATGTCAGGTGTGTTTAATGCCTCTATCGCTGCACTCATTAATGCGTATGGGCTACGAGAAAAACAGGAAGCCCGCGAGTTAATCAGCCAGCTACTGAAGCAGTTGTCGTAA